The region GGATAACAGGAATATGGCAGGATAGAAAAGATTTGCCAGATTTTAAGAGCCTGAGATTGAGTTGGGACCGTGACCAGCAACAGCATACTAATTGACACCGATGTTTCCCGATCTGGAACCTGCTTATCAAAAGTAGTAAAATGCATCTTATTATAAAGATTGTCCTGAGCAAAAGATTAAAAAATGCATACCAGAAGATTCAGTAATGTCATCGGAATAGATGACGCACCTTTCACTCCAAAAAGAACCAACACTTTAAATGAATCTTATGATGAATTGGTGACAGTAGTTGGAGCGGTTTACGCCAAATTGAGCCTCCACGGGGTGCTAATCTTCAAAGTCACTCAAGATGGAGATGACGCAACAGATGCACTTATAAATGCCATAAAGGAATCAAAGTTCCTGGAACATATTCAGCTCATCATGCTCCAGGGTATTGCCTTTGGAGGTTTCAATGTGGTAGATGTGCCAAGGCTTTCTAAATCACTTAATAAATCAGTCCTAGTTGTTTCCAGAAGGGAACCAGACATGGCCAAAATTAAAAAGGCCCTGTTGGAGAAGGTACCCAATGGGTCTAAGAAGCTTTCTCTAATAGAGGCCTTAGGCCCTATGGAACCGGCTGCAGGACTATTCATTCAGCGTTATGGGCTTACGAGGAATGAGGCATTTAGTACCATAAAAAATTTTTCTATTAACGGACTTATTCCTGAACCCATTAGGGTTGCCCATCTAATTGGCGGAGCGTTGATTCGGGGAATTAGTAGTGGTAGGGTATGAGTAAAAATTTTGAGGACACAGTGGCAATTGTGCCACTCCATTAAGTTAAAACCTAAATCCATAATTGACCATTTTTTCAGGAGAAAAAGATGCACGTAACAGTAATTGGAACGGGATATGTTGGACTCGTTGCAGGGGCCGGCCTTGCTGATTTTGGACTTCAAGTAATCTGCGTGGATAAGATCAAGGAAAAGATAGATCTCTTAAAAAATGGGGAGATACCTTTTTACGAGCCTGGATTAAAGGAGCTTGTAGAAAGAAACATATCAAACGGTAGGCTCTCCTTT is a window of Dissulfuribacter thermophilus DNA encoding:
- a CDS encoding DUF99 family protein translates to MHTRRFSNVIGIDDAPFTPKRTNTLNESYDELVTVVGAVYAKLSLHGVLIFKVTQDGDDATDALINAIKESKFLEHIQLIMLQGIAFGGFNVVDVPRLSKSLNKSVLVVSRREPDMAKIKKALLEKVPNGSKKLSLIEALGPMEPAAGLFIQRYGLTRNEAFSTIKNFSINGLIPEPIRVAHLIGGALIRGISSGRV